The Terriglobus tenax genome contains a region encoding:
- a CDS encoding GNAT family N-acetyltransferase — protein sequence MLTIRPATPADVPEMLAFIRELAEYEREPDAAIATAEDLLRDGFGERPVYECLIAEWDGQPAGMALYFPFYSTWRGNAGIHLEDLFVRPPFRRNGIGKALISHVAAIAQERGDRFQWHVLDWNEPAIKFYESIGAQMLHPWRIMRVDGAALPALAKKFPS from the coding sequence ATGCTGACGATTCGCCCCGCCACACCCGCCGACGTGCCCGAGATGCTCGCCTTCATTCGTGAACTGGCCGAGTACGAGCGTGAGCCCGATGCCGCCATTGCTACCGCCGAAGACCTGCTGCGCGACGGTTTTGGTGAACGGCCCGTCTACGAGTGCCTGATCGCCGAGTGGGACGGCCAGCCCGCGGGCATGGCGCTCTATTTCCCGTTCTATTCCACATGGCGCGGTAACGCGGGGATTCACCTGGAAGACCTGTTCGTCCGCCCGCCGTTCCGCCGCAATGGCATCGGCAAGGCGCTGATCTCGCATGTCGCGGCGATAGCGCAGGAGCGAGGAGACCGCTTCCAGTGGCATGTGCTGGACTGGAACGAGCCCGCCATCAAGTTCTACGAATCCATTGGCGCACAGATGCTGCACCCCTGGCGCATTATGCGCGTCGACGGTGCCGCTCTGCCTGCGCTGGCAAAGAAGTTTCCCTCATGA
- a CDS encoding 3-deoxy-D-manno-octulosonic acid transferase: MMTLYRLTFTAALILSAPYWLVRMLVQKKYALGLRQRLGIVPAALLRFAAGKKIIWLHAVSVGETLSATRLVAELEQAMPGYTVAISTTTAAGQALAQQRFGAERVFYFPLDFTLAVRRYLQALRPQLMVLMESELWPAHLEECRRMGIPVVVANTRVSDRSFRRTLPLRALWKRMAAKVTLFVAQSEEDAGRLLALGAKPEQVTTSGNLKYDIRAAARMPITDLLRQHLPQAPLLVAGSTLAGEEEALLSCWKQMPPAVMVLAARHPERFESVASLLGQSDLPWQRLSTWRQSPQPVVPGTVLLLDSIGELASIYSLARVAFVGGSLFGEGGHSPLEPAQWGVSVIQGESYENFRGPVDALLAADAITLSSVEKLCETLQALLFDAEHASSMGERARQVFVSQAGATARTVTAIARMMSPAVEHLP, from the coding sequence ATGATGACCCTCTACAGACTGACCTTTACCGCGGCGCTGATCCTAAGCGCGCCGTACTGGCTGGTGCGTATGCTCGTGCAGAAAAAATACGCTCTCGGCCTGCGGCAGCGGCTGGGCATTGTGCCCGCGGCACTGCTTCGGTTCGCTGCGGGGAAAAAGATCATCTGGCTGCACGCCGTCAGCGTGGGCGAAACCCTGTCCGCAACGCGGCTGGTGGCAGAGCTGGAGCAGGCCATGCCGGGATATACGGTCGCCATCTCCACCACAACGGCGGCAGGACAGGCGCTGGCACAGCAACGGTTCGGCGCAGAGCGGGTCTTCTACTTCCCGCTGGACTTTACCTTGGCCGTCCGCCGCTACCTGCAGGCGCTGCGACCCCAACTGATGGTGCTGATGGAGAGCGAGCTGTGGCCCGCGCACCTGGAAGAGTGCCGCCGCATGGGCATCCCGGTGGTCGTCGCCAACACCCGCGTCTCCGACCGCTCGTTCCGCCGGACGCTGCCGCTGCGTGCCCTGTGGAAGCGCATGGCGGCAAAGGTCACGCTTTTTGTCGCGCAAAGCGAGGAAGACGCAGGGCGCCTGCTGGCCCTGGGAGCGAAGCCGGAACAGGTAACCACCAGCGGCAATTTGAAGTACGACATCCGCGCCGCAGCTAGAATGCCCATCACGGACCTTCTGCGCCAGCATCTGCCGCAGGCACCGCTGCTGGTTGCCGGAAGCACGCTGGCCGGGGAGGAAGAGGCGTTGCTTTCCTGCTGGAAGCAGATGCCCCCCGCCGTCATGGTGCTTGCGGCGCGGCATCCTGAAAGGTTTGAGAGCGTCGCTTCCCTGCTGGGACAGAGTGACCTTCCCTGGCAACGGCTCAGCACGTGGCGGCAATCGCCACAGCCGGTCGTGCCCGGCACGGTGCTTCTGCTGGACTCCATCGGAGAGCTCGCCTCCATTTACTCCCTCGCGCGCGTGGCCTTTGTCGGCGGCAGCCTCTTCGGCGAGGGCGGTCACAGCCCTCTGGAACCGGCGCAATGGGGAGTCTCCGTCATCCAGGGAGAGTCGTATGAAAACTTCCGCGGCCCGGTCGATGCCCTGCTGGCGGCCGATGCCATCACACTTTCCTCGGTAGAGAAGCTCTGCGAGACGCTGCAGGCGCTGCTCTTCGATGCCGAACATGCATCCTCCATGGGCGAACGGGCGAGGCAGGTCTTTGTTTCCCAGGCTGGAGCAACCGCGCGCACAGTCACTGCCATTGCTCGTATGATGTCCCCTGCAGTGGAGCACCTGCCGTGA
- the lpxK gene encoding tetraacyldisaccharide 4'-kinase, whose translation MRPFLKPLVPLYAAGLGWKNSRFDRGTTKVWRLGKPVISVGSLSAGGAGKTPVVLALLDLLQQHGIPADVLSRGYGRELKTALQVEANGPATEFGDETLMIARRGWPVFVAPQRFDAGVLAEQQTQGSRVHLLDDGMQHRQLARALDIALLTREDANDLLLPAGNLREPLESLRRAHVVVMREEEAAALSLAVHHYSPMARRWIIRRQLRLDGPLPERALAFCGIARPDGFFTMLKQLGVPLVAQQVFPDHHAYTETEIAALRDRAQQAMCDAILTTEKDAVKLPADMPRLRVAYLDAVFTDPATVWGDLQQLLNLG comes from the coding sequence GTGAGACCCTTCCTCAAGCCGCTGGTTCCTCTTTACGCCGCCGGACTCGGCTGGAAGAACAGCCGTTTCGACCGCGGCACCACCAAGGTCTGGCGGCTGGGCAAGCCGGTCATCTCGGTCGGCAGCCTGTCTGCCGGGGGAGCAGGAAAAACCCCCGTTGTTCTGGCGCTCCTGGACCTTCTGCAGCAGCACGGCATCCCTGCCGATGTCCTCTCTCGCGGCTATGGGCGGGAGCTGAAGACCGCCCTGCAAGTGGAGGCCAACGGACCTGCCACGGAGTTCGGCGATGAGACGCTGATGATCGCCCGGCGCGGCTGGCCGGTCTTCGTCGCCCCGCAGCGCTTTGACGCCGGCGTACTGGCCGAGCAGCAGACACAAGGCAGCAGGGTCCACCTGCTGGACGACGGGATGCAGCACCGCCAGCTTGCCCGCGCCCTGGACATCGCCCTGCTTACCCGCGAGGACGCAAACGACCTTCTGCTGCCCGCCGGCAACCTGCGCGAGCCGCTGGAAAGCCTGCGCCGGGCGCACGTCGTCGTCATGCGCGAAGAGGAAGCCGCGGCGCTCTCGCTGGCCGTACACCATTACTCCCCCATGGCACGCCGCTGGATCATCCGCAGGCAGTTGCGGCTGGACGGGCCGCTGCCGGAGCGCGCCCTGGCCTTCTGCGGCATCGCACGGCCGGATGGCTTCTTCACCATGCTGAAGCAACTGGGCGTACCGCTGGTGGCGCAGCAGGTCTTTCCCGATCACCACGCATACACGGAAACCGAGATTGCGGCCCTTCGGGACCGCGCGCAACAGGCCATGTGCGACGCAATTCTCACCACGGAGAAAGACGCCGTAAAGCTGCCCGCGGATATGCCACGGCTGCGCGTGGCATATCTCGACGCCGTCTTTACCGACCCCGCTACCGTATGGGGCGACCTGCAGCAGCTCTTGAACCTGGGCTAG